Proteins encoded within one genomic window of Humulus lupulus chromosome 1, drHumLupu1.1, whole genome shotgun sequence:
- the LOC133834170 gene encoding uncharacterized protein LOC133834170: MVPEDVRAPLRHYLLEHFDINLNDETTKKCIDEQMRKAWKGHKYKLHLYFKEIGGENDLEMAKSKRHPDLKEQQQEDWMILCDRWCSPEYKVTFFYHNIAIMIGTRDPTYYLHIAIVLDI, from the exons ATGGTCCCTGAAGATGTGAGAGCTCCATTGCGACACTATCTTTTG gaACATTTTGACATCAACTTGAATGATGAGACAACTAAAAAATGCATTGATGAGCAAATGAGAAAAGCTTGGAAGGGTCATAAGTACAAGCTGCACTTATATTTCAAAGAAATTGGAGGAGAAAATGATCTTGAGATGGCCAAGAGCAAACGTCATCCAGACTTAAAAGAACAACAACAAGAAGATTGGATGATTTTGTGTGATCGTTGGTGTTCTCCTGAATATAAGGTaacatttttttatcataataTTGCTATTATGATAGGAACAAGAGACCCGACATACTATTTACATATTGCTATTGTTCTTGACATCTAG